One genomic region from Listeria monocytogenes encodes:
- a CDS encoding ATP-binding protein: MRITSIDIIGYGKWSDAHFNNIANFQVFYGENEAGKSTIMAFIHSILFGFPTKQQSIPRMEPKNGGPYGGRLTLEDTSFGKVIIERLKGKATGDVRIYYGDGQTAGEEKLPEIIGEIDRNTYEAIFSFDIHGLQNIHQWKKKEFERYLLATGTTGSDALLKTAETLQKKLDSLYKPSGRNPVINQQLKRVKEAQQAFQNAKKQNAQYEELINEKEQASARQAELQIEKTTKRVELDTLETLGDLWPLYQEWKALSNKASQKKEATFPPDGIIRLEHLQLREKEWQNQLIQLEERKKNLISNNDYEHSAFFAKNEAEITYLIETYAAFGEREIQLKNLKQEINFHQVDSKQTFRVWTSELEQTMTRLKEKEQFHKEQQHEIQLKLKLTNDTEEKLQKKIDQIEMDMWDNRTFQQAKEKMQQKPKTFRTKTFVSFGIFAVALSLMIVFQSIWSVALVFVSALIVGYAIMTTWKALPTNNEQLLVFLEQKKIRQEWQQLLNEMDIIASQIAELRATENKLNETIYQHTMELKQLFSDLGIKHNPDANWAYELAVYKKNSEKAQLAMELISKLEPLAEKQEVYKARLANLELPGKYTDTEEKITFLRQGLLYYRNHLTENAKLAEKLEQVTMQLDLVKQDLLLIKKEKADLLASANAKNEEEFRMAAIRVKEEQNWRERLVLIEAQLEPEKRIALNQYENQATIKEKELQLEETLRQIELEQEKIHASLAAQNHAIHKLEEGGTFAVLMQEFYSEKSKLQQIAVEWTETKLALQILQDTMQRLQEGKLPKTLKLASEYFNHLTNGNYDKVYLQDNRLQVESKNVVPFFPEELSQATKEQLYLAIRFALIDVIHKDFPLPIIIDDGFVHFDSARMGQMMQLLRKRKSENQVIFFTCHQETRKYFSSEDIRML, translated from the coding sequence ATGAGAATAACATCCATTGATATCATTGGTTATGGGAAATGGTCCGATGCTCATTTTAATAACATCGCCAATTTTCAAGTTTTCTATGGTGAAAATGAAGCCGGAAAATCAACTATTATGGCTTTTATACATAGTATTTTGTTTGGTTTTCCAACGAAACAACAATCAATACCACGCATGGAGCCAAAAAACGGTGGACCATACGGCGGAAGATTAACGCTAGAAGACACCTCTTTTGGAAAAGTCATCATTGAACGTTTAAAAGGAAAAGCAACTGGAGATGTTCGAATATATTACGGTGATGGTCAAACTGCTGGAGAAGAAAAATTGCCAGAAATTATTGGCGAAATTGATCGAAACACCTATGAGGCTATCTTTTCTTTTGATATACACGGATTACAAAATATTCATCAATGGAAGAAGAAAGAGTTTGAACGCTATTTGTTAGCGACAGGAACAACTGGCTCGGATGCACTTTTAAAAACAGCAGAAACATTACAAAAAAAACTAGATAGTCTTTATAAACCAAGTGGGCGAAATCCAGTAATCAATCAACAGCTTAAAAGAGTAAAAGAAGCCCAACAAGCTTTTCAAAATGCCAAAAAGCAAAATGCGCAATATGAAGAATTAATTAATGAGAAAGAGCAAGCGTCAGCAAGACAAGCAGAGTTGCAAATAGAAAAAACAACTAAACGAGTAGAGTTAGATACATTAGAAACATTAGGGGATTTGTGGCCATTATACCAAGAATGGAAAGCACTAAGTAATAAGGCTTCCCAAAAAAAGGAAGCTACTTTTCCGCCAGATGGAATTATACGATTAGAACACCTACAGCTCCGAGAAAAAGAATGGCAAAATCAGCTTATTCAATTGGAAGAACGTAAAAAAAATCTAATTAGCAACAATGATTATGAACATAGCGCTTTTTTTGCCAAAAATGAAGCAGAAATAACATATTTAATCGAAACCTATGCAGCTTTTGGAGAGCGAGAAATCCAGTTAAAGAATTTAAAACAAGAGATTAATTTTCATCAAGTTGACTCAAAACAAACATTTAGAGTATGGACGAGCGAACTTGAACAAACAATGACCCGTTTAAAAGAAAAAGAACAGTTCCACAAAGAGCAACAACATGAAATTCAGTTAAAATTAAAACTTACTAATGATACAGAAGAAAAACTCCAAAAGAAGATTGATCAAATAGAAATGGATATGTGGGATAATAGAACATTCCAACAAGCAAAAGAAAAAATGCAACAGAAGCCTAAAACATTTAGAACTAAGACTTTTGTTTCATTTGGCATTTTTGCTGTAGCTTTATCACTGATGATTGTTTTCCAATCTATCTGGAGTGTAGCACTTGTTTTTGTATCTGCGCTTATTGTGGGTTATGCAATTATGACTACATGGAAAGCACTTCCAACAAACAATGAACAACTTTTAGTTTTTTTAGAACAAAAGAAAATAAGGCAAGAATGGCAACAGCTTCTCAACGAAATGGACATTATTGCATCACAAATAGCTGAACTAAGAGCAACCGAGAATAAACTAAACGAAACAATTTATCAACATACAATGGAATTAAAACAACTTTTTTCTGATTTAGGAATAAAACATAATCCCGATGCAAATTGGGCATATGAGCTTGCGGTTTATAAAAAAAATAGTGAAAAAGCTCAACTTGCAATGGAACTTATCTCAAAACTAGAACCATTAGCAGAGAAACAAGAAGTATATAAAGCAAGACTTGCAAACTTAGAATTGCCTGGAAAATATACGGATACAGAAGAAAAAATCACTTTTTTACGACAAGGCTTGCTCTATTATCGGAACCACTTAACTGAAAATGCAAAGCTTGCAGAAAAGTTGGAACAAGTAACGATGCAACTAGACTTAGTTAAGCAAGATTTATTGCTCATAAAGAAAGAAAAAGCAGATTTATTAGCGAGTGCTAATGCGAAGAATGAAGAAGAATTTCGTATGGCTGCAATTCGTGTAAAAGAAGAACAGAATTGGCGAGAACGATTAGTTCTAATAGAAGCCCAACTTGAACCAGAAAAGCGAATAGCTCTAAATCAATATGAAAACCAAGCAACTATCAAAGAAAAAGAGCTGCAATTGGAAGAAACACTTCGCCAAATAGAACTAGAACAAGAAAAAATCCATGCCTCACTCGCGGCACAAAACCACGCAATACACAAATTAGAAGAAGGCGGGACTTTCGCGGTATTGATGCAAGAATTCTATTCGGAAAAGAGCAAACTACAACAAATAGCAGTCGAATGGACAGAAACAAAACTGGCGCTTCAAATTTTACAAGATACAATGCAACGGTTACAAGAAGGAAAACTTCCTAAAACGTTAAAATTAGCAAGTGAATATTTCAACCACTTAACTAATGGTAACTATGACAAAGTATACTTACAAGATAATAGGCTTCAAGTAGAAAGTAAGAATGTTGTACCATTCTTCCCAGAAGAGCTAAGCCAAGCAACAAAAGAACAATTATATTTGGCTATTCGTTTTGCCTTAATTGATGTGATTCATAAAGATTTTCCACTACCAATCATTATTGATGATGGATTTGTGCATTTTGATTCTGCTAGGATGGGACAAATGATGCAACTGCTCCGAAAAAGAAAAAGTGAAAACCAAGTCATTTTTTTCACATGCCATCAAGAAACTCGCAAATATTTTTCCAGTGAGGACATACGCATGCTATAA
- a CDS encoding metallophosphoesterase family protein, producing the protein MKEIRFLHMADLHLDSPFIGLSTLPQPLFSAIQESTFQSLERITTVAIKEAVDFVLIAGDIYDSEDQSVRAQARFAKEMKRLEVANIPVFMIHGNHDFIEKHKEKLALPSNVHVFSEQVEVMLHKTATGVSVNIYGFSYNERHIRSSRIDEYKVQGDADFHIALLHGSEVSSSEEHDVYAPFRVQEISKKGFDYWALGHIHKRQLLAESPSIYYPGNIQGRNRKESGEKGASIINLSEASTTIDFIGTSPIIWEEIIIPLPKNSEINAFYREITNVLESYQGRSHSYFLHIIIQMASSQKINTNDWLQMLQEEVELSNTTFVWVHKLTTEITNRSNLQTWYESHLAGEEIMRSFEQLQDESAFYQSVEALYLESGANRYLDDLSEQERERLLENALMELGMTLAEVEGDEK; encoded by the coding sequence ATGAAAGAAATCAGATTTTTACATATGGCTGATTTACATTTAGATAGTCCTTTCATCGGGCTTTCGACGCTACCACAGCCGCTTTTTTCTGCTATACAAGAAAGCACATTTCAATCATTAGAACGGATTACAACTGTGGCGATAAAAGAAGCAGTAGATTTCGTTTTAATTGCTGGAGATATATATGATAGTGAAGATCAAAGTGTCCGTGCTCAAGCGCGTTTTGCAAAAGAAATGAAACGGTTAGAAGTGGCGAACATCCCCGTGTTTATGATTCATGGAAATCATGATTTTATAGAAAAGCATAAAGAAAAACTCGCATTACCAAGCAATGTTCACGTTTTTTCAGAGCAAGTAGAAGTAATGTTGCATAAAACAGCCACCGGTGTGAGCGTTAATATTTATGGATTTAGTTACAATGAACGCCATATTCGCTCAAGCCGAATAGATGAATACAAGGTTCAAGGTGATGCTGATTTTCATATTGCGTTATTACATGGCTCAGAAGTATCTAGTAGCGAGGAACATGATGTCTACGCCCCATTTCGCGTGCAAGAAATTAGCAAAAAAGGTTTTGACTACTGGGCACTAGGTCATATTCATAAGAGACAATTGCTTGCAGAGTCTCCTAGCATTTATTACCCAGGAAATATTCAAGGGCGAAACCGCAAAGAATCAGGTGAAAAAGGCGCAAGTATCATCAACTTATCAGAAGCAAGTACAACAATTGATTTTATTGGTACAAGTCCGATTATTTGGGAAGAAATTATCATCCCGTTGCCGAAAAATAGTGAAATAAATGCCTTTTACCGAGAAATTACTAATGTTCTAGAAAGTTATCAAGGACGTAGCCATTCGTATTTTCTTCATATAATTATTCAAATGGCTAGTTCGCAAAAAATAAATACAAATGACTGGTTGCAAATGCTTCAAGAAGAAGTAGAGCTTTCAAACACTACTTTTGTGTGGGTCCACAAATTGACAACTGAGATAACGAATCGAAGTAATCTACAAACATGGTATGAATCGCATTTAGCAGGAGAAGAAATTATGCGCTCATTTGAGCAACTACAAGATGAATCAGCTTTTTATCAATCAGTAGAAGCGCTGTATCTTGAAAGTGGTGCAAACAGATACTTGGATGATTTGTCGGAACAAGAGCGTGAGAGACTCTTGGAAAATGCTTTAATGGAACTAGGAATGACACTTGCAGAAGTGGAGGGTGATGAAAAATGA
- a CDS encoding YlbF/YmcA family competence regulator, whose protein sequence is MAVNIYDLAHDLDKGIRETPEFISLQDAYREVNENADAKAKFERFRDVQVTIQEKQMTGQEIDDETVDVAQQVAQEVQENELIVKLMEKEQAMSTIINDLNRIIMTPLQDLYNVAND, encoded by the coding sequence ATGGCAGTTAATATTTATGATTTAGCACATGATTTAGACAAAGGAATTCGTGAAACACCTGAATTCATCAGCTTGCAAGATGCATACCGTGAAGTAAACGAAAATGCAGATGCAAAAGCAAAATTCGAACGTTTTCGCGATGTTCAAGTAACTATCCAAGAAAAACAAATGACTGGTCAAGAAATTGACGATGAAACAGTAGATGTAGCACAACAAGTAGCGCAAGAAGTTCAAGAAAACGAACTAATCGTTAAACTAATGGAAAAAGAGCAAGCGATGAGCACAATTATCAATGATCTAAATCGCATTATCATGACGCCATTACAAGATCTTTATAATGTAGCTAATGATTAA